From the genome of Miscanthus floridulus cultivar M001 chromosome 10, ASM1932011v1, whole genome shotgun sequence, one region includes:
- the LOC136487402 gene encoding uncharacterized protein gives MRALGSFYISDTFLRLSEYGDIKTIGEVQFKGVLFRSLKENVALSARPPSPPKIPLARRTGHPRAAPPAVDAVARGRRRPPPAPSPPALLPSPTDSHSPAAGAITAAGAPSKQARRPIPARPPLERLTPPTSPPARGGRPTPGAASRNPTAAGPPPTAARTLSGRQRAHSRGRAPPPEAARRTSPARRGPPRRPPPRAGPSPAARHIPGGAPPSPRAPPPRAGPPPRRVPPLRWPPRAGPLPAPAAPPRPLTGAAPPRSGPGQARRRVQLRRRPRSGRGLAPTRPGAVAAPPRSGVPRSVRRPPSARRSPSAGPASPSSPRHPRLAAPSSPRRPRLAAPSPPRRPRARLCSTRR, from the exons ATGAGAGCATTGGGAAGCTTCTACATCTCAGATACCTTTCTGCGTTTGTCAGAGTATGGTGACATAAAAACTATTGGAGAGGTCCAGTTCAAGGGTGTACTTTTCAGGAGCCTCAAG gaaaatgtCGCCTTATCCGCTCGGCCCCCCTCCCCTCCCAAAATCCCGCTCGCCCGCCGCACCGGCCACCCCAGGGCCGCCCCCCCCGCCGTCGACGCCGTCGCCCGCGGCCGCCGACGCCCCCCCCCCGCGCCCTCCCCCCCCGCGCTCCTCCCCTCCCCGACTGACAGCCACTCCCCGGCGGCCGGCGCCATCACGGCGGCAGGCGCCCCCTCCAAGCAGGCGAGGAGACCAATCCCCGCGCGGCCCCCTCTTGAGCGCCTCACCCCCCCAACATCGCCCCCTGCCCGGGGGGGACGGCCCACCCCCGGGGCCGCGAGCCGCAATCCCACGGCGGCGGGGCCCCCTCCCACGGCCGCGCGCACCCTCTCCGGGCGGCAGCGCGCGCACTCCCGGGGCCGCGCGCCCCCTCCGGAGGCGGCGCGGCGCACCTCCCCCGCGCGGCGCGGCCCTCCCCGGCGGCCCCCCCCCCGCGCTGGTCCCTCCCCGGCGGCGCGGCACATCCCCGGCGGCGcccccccctccccccgcgcTCCCCCCCCCCGCGCTGGGCCACCCCCGCGGCGCGTCCCCCCCCTGCGCTGGCCCCCCCGCGCTGGGCCCCTCCCGGCGCCGGCCGCCCCGCCCAGGCCCCTCACCGGCGCTGCCCCGCCCCGATCCGGCCCCGGCCAGGCGCGCCGCCGCGTGCAGCTCCGGCGTCGGCCCCGCAGCGGCCGCGGCCTCGCCCCGACCCGCCCCGGCGCCGTCGCTGCCCCGCCCCGATCCGGCGTGCCCCGCTCCGtccgccgtccgccgtccgcgcGCCGTTCGCCGTCCGCTGGCCCTGCGTCGCCGTCCTCGCCGCGCCATCCTCGCCTCGCCGCGCCGTCCTCGCCTCGCCGTCCTCGCCTCGCCGCGCCGTCCCCGCCTCGCCGTCCTCGCGCGCGCCTCTGCTCCACGCGCCGGTGA